One bacterium genomic window carries:
- the pheT gene encoding phenylalanine--tRNA ligase subunit beta, with translation MLVSANWLQDFLSEPFTESERAHLGDTLTLHTAEVDAVSERGGHLAQISVALIEAIEPHPEADKLQLATVRINDENAVQRVVCGAPNITVGMKVPYAPLGTSFPNGLTLEPKKIRGVISEGMLCSAAELEVGDDHSGILALPEDAPIGRTMTEHFNVESDLVVDIDNKAITHRPDLWGHMGIARECGALLNKGFKADRFGSEWQAKMDGQMQNDSPSPIGVAVKDGTCCTGYFGLSVDNVKVEPSPQWMQERLLAVGLRPINNLVDIGNYVMLEVGGPVHIFDRTKISGGKIQIRQAEEGEKLLLLDETEALLTPEDTVVADTEKALVVAGIMGGEESGVTENTTEIFIEAATWERTPIRKSSTRIGVRTDSSNRFEKGLDPHLMRTTILRTLELVQELCPGAHVVGRLEYDGENLDELKAPTVPCSVTQINGLLGTHYTQEEIIQTLQGLEFCVSSDDEKMTVSIPSFRATREFTYMADVAEEVGRIRGYGSITPVSPKLPVTPVRRLPVHQIEKKIADFLPLHGRFLEVQTYPLIGEKGLEQTGWKSADPLLLKNPLSVEQDRMRPSLIPLILLAMRENAKHFESFRLFEIGRSYHSATKDGGYAEEQRELCLGIYSENTKVNPFRALVDVMEPLFEHLGVAVQCVETTEKFPHPLIPLDWEGRHPFATRSFNGYGKTLGEATEVHPLLLKSLKIRGRIALGVIALDPIAERVNKVSYPYEPLSRYPSAVFDCTVSVAPRSELEALASVMRRFKDKRVLDRAIVTEYSPSSEERYVTVRFRFGSKSETLSGDDIKSLENKAIAHLEKHGYSLKMG, from the coding sequence ATGTTAGTTTCTGCAAACTGGCTCCAAGATTTCCTCTCTGAACCATTCACGGAATCAGAGCGCGCACACCTTGGAGACACCCTTACACTCCATACCGCTGAAGTCGATGCTGTGAGCGAGCGAGGGGGTCACCTTGCCCAAATCTCAGTGGCGCTTATCGAAGCGATTGAGCCACATCCTGAGGCTGATAAATTGCAGCTTGCAACGGTCCGCATCAATGATGAGAACGCGGTCCAGCGAGTTGTATGTGGCGCACCTAATATAACAGTCGGAATGAAGGTTCCGTATGCACCACTCGGAACGTCTTTCCCGAACGGACTGACCCTTGAACCAAAGAAAATTCGAGGCGTTATTTCAGAGGGAATGTTGTGCTCAGCGGCTGAGCTAGAGGTTGGCGATGATCATTCTGGTATTCTTGCACTCCCAGAGGATGCTCCGATTGGGAGAACGATGACTGAGCACTTCAATGTTGAGTCCGACCTAGTCGTTGATATCGACAACAAGGCAATTACTCACCGACCAGATCTGTGGGGGCATATGGGAATTGCCCGTGAGTGCGGGGCGCTTCTCAATAAGGGCTTCAAAGCAGATCGGTTTGGGAGCGAGTGGCAAGCCAAAATGGATGGGCAAATGCAGAATGATAGCCCTTCGCCCATCGGTGTAGCTGTGAAAGATGGCACCTGTTGCACTGGATACTTCGGGCTCTCGGTAGATAATGTGAAGGTTGAGCCCAGCCCTCAGTGGATGCAAGAGCGACTGCTTGCCGTAGGACTACGTCCAATCAATAACCTCGTTGATATCGGCAACTATGTAATGCTTGAAGTAGGTGGCCCCGTCCACATCTTTGATCGCACGAAGATCTCTGGCGGCAAGATTCAGATTCGGCAAGCAGAAGAAGGCGAAAAACTCCTGCTGTTAGATGAGACAGAGGCGTTGCTGACTCCAGAAGATACCGTTGTTGCTGATACAGAAAAAGCGCTCGTGGTAGCTGGTATCATGGGTGGGGAAGAAAGTGGTGTTACTGAAAACACGACTGAAATATTCATCGAGGCAGCCACTTGGGAAAGAACTCCTATCCGAAAAAGCTCAACACGTATTGGCGTTCGGACTGACTCCTCGAATCGATTCGAAAAAGGTCTCGATCCACATCTGATGAGAACGACAATTCTTCGAACGCTCGAGCTTGTTCAAGAACTGTGCCCGGGAGCTCATGTCGTCGGCCGGCTTGAGTATGATGGAGAAAATCTAGATGAGCTCAAGGCTCCGACTGTTCCCTGCTCTGTGACGCAAATTAATGGGCTACTTGGCACTCACTACACTCAAGAAGAGATCATACAGACACTTCAAGGCCTCGAATTTTGCGTTTCATCGGATGATGAAAAAATGACGGTGAGTATTCCCTCCTTTAGAGCAACAAGAGAGTTCACATACATGGCGGACGTTGCAGAAGAAGTAGGAAGGATTCGAGGGTACGGAAGCATAACGCCGGTGTCTCCGAAACTACCAGTAACACCCGTACGTCGTCTTCCAGTTCATCAGATAGAAAAAAAGATTGCTGACTTCCTTCCTCTACACGGGAGGTTCCTTGAAGTTCAAACGTACCCCCTCATCGGAGAAAAGGGACTGGAGCAAACAGGCTGGAAATCGGCTGACCCGCTTCTCCTCAAAAACCCCCTTTCAGTAGAACAGGATCGAATGCGACCCTCGCTGATCCCCTTAATCCTCCTTGCAATGCGAGAGAATGCAAAACATTTCGAAAGCTTTCGTCTTTTTGAGATCGGACGGTCGTATCACAGCGCCACAAAGGACGGCGGATACGCTGAGGAGCAGAGGGAGCTCTGTCTCGGAATTTATTCTGAGAACACCAAAGTGAATCCTTTCCGTGCACTTGTTGATGTCATGGAGCCTCTTTTTGAGCACCTGGGAGTAGCAGTTCAGTGCGTTGAAACAACAGAAAAGTTTCCCCATCCCCTAATTCCGCTGGACTGGGAGGGTCGGCATCCGTTTGCAACCCGCTCCTTCAATGGTTACGGCAAAACACTTGGAGAGGCCACAGAGGTCCATCCGCTCTTGCTCAAGTCGTTAAAGATTCGTGGACGAATCGCTCTCGGAGTCATTGCACTCGATCCAATTGCTGAACGCGTGAATAAGGTCTCGTACCCGTATGAGCCGCTGAGTCGATACCCATCTGCCGTATTTGACTGTACGGTAAGCGTGGCTCCGAGAAGTGAGTTAGAAGCACTGGCATCCGTCATGCGCAGATTTAAGGATAAGCGCGTGCTTGATCGTGCCATCGTGACAGAGTACTCCCCGTCTTCGGAGGAGCGGTATGTGACGGTTCGGTTCCGATTTGGAAGTAAGAGCGAAACGCTCTCTGGGGACGACATTAAGTCCCTAGAGAACAAGGCAATCGCCCACTTAGAAAAACATGGATACTCCTTGAAAATGGGGTAA
- a CDS encoding methyltransferase domain-containing protein: MTNWIHPKGYITYSRGMSSKLVQLDAVQWFIDRTNICSQDTEVLIYGAEEHPLLDSLGVSRVRFIQSDYQKASILTKRGFQEDDGAFTPETIIINGERSRSYTELLISEAAQRVSPSGQVLICLGSKSGGDALAKRCAQHVATEIESKHRCKLILLSADQAKAFSTHLDPLPSPLVVTHRGIPFTTHPALFSWQEVDEGTLLLEGVLQEVGACVTGIGADFGCGWGALGVSLLKEHPTIESITFVDSDRWAIESVESTLKAVHLQARGHTVWGDVSQWKERSFDWIVSNVPYHSGGDTDYSMQLHFVRGVLRGLRPGGVAFLLWHHLKTELLEGCEGVTSIEVLAQSQPYSVLKLRGQ; this comes from the coding sequence ATGACAAACTGGATTCACCCGAAAGGCTATATCACGTATAGTCGTGGCATGTCATCGAAGCTTGTACAACTAGACGCAGTTCAGTGGTTTATAGACCGCACTAATATCTGCTCACAGGACACAGAGGTCCTCATATATGGCGCCGAGGAGCACCCTCTTCTAGATTCCCTAGGAGTGAGTCGAGTCCGATTCATTCAGTCTGATTATCAAAAAGCTTCTATCCTCACGAAGCGAGGCTTTCAAGAAGACGACGGAGCATTCACTCCCGAGACTATTATCATTAATGGCGAGCGGTCGCGGAGCTATACTGAGCTTCTCATCTCAGAGGCTGCTCAACGAGTCTCTCCGAGTGGGCAGGTGCTTATCTGTTTAGGCTCTAAGAGTGGTGGGGATGCACTGGCAAAGCGGTGTGCGCAACATGTCGCAACGGAGATAGAGTCAAAGCATCGGTGTAAGCTCATCTTACTTTCTGCTGATCAAGCAAAGGCATTCAGCACTCATCTAGATCCCCTTCCCTCACCGCTTGTTGTTACGCATCGTGGAATACCCTTTACGACTCATCCTGCTCTTTTTAGTTGGCAAGAAGTTGATGAAGGCACGTTACTCCTTGAGGGTGTCCTGCAAGAGGTGGGAGCATGTGTGACAGGGATAGGCGCAGACTTTGGATGTGGCTGGGGAGCGTTGGGAGTGTCACTACTAAAAGAGCACCCAACGATTGAGAGTATAACTTTTGTTGATAGTGACCGGTGGGCAATCGAATCAGTTGAGAGCACCCTGAAGGCGGTGCACCTGCAGGCGCGGGGCCACACTGTGTGGGGAGATGTGAGCCAGTGGAAGGAGAGATCTTTTGACTGGATAGTATCGAATGTTCCGTATCATTCCGGAGGGGATACGGACTATTCAATGCAGCTTCATTTTGTGCGAGGTGTACTGAGAGGGCTTCGTCCGGGGGGTGTGGCCTTTTTACTCTGGCACCATTTAAAAACTGAGCTCTTAGAGGGCTGTGAGGGAGTCACTTCGATAGAGGTGCTGGCACAGAGTCAGCCGTATTCAGTGTTGAAGTTACGTGGCCAATAG
- a CDS encoding methyltransferase domain-containing protein translates to MQERGKLSFPYNVHHLPKLLSLKIVASAHIAVSVPGKRPSALRGHQALTVIQEAVENIRTNTPFESDTCRFGMKGSTSSEAVHLREEIARRCSLIENEDSGEQLFRIRRSISLDGWDIVIRVSPKPLSTRTWRVADYRGALHANIAAAMVTLLAREQSRGGIERSPIVLDPFCGSGTLLCELMEDSSYVSLIGGDISQDALHACRLNIETQKGAAFFYGTTIYEGSAAQIPLKKDSIDAILTNPPWGEAHGKREDLENLYTSFLSEAHRVLKKGSVLICCTQATDIIFQIIEKQAFDWKISDQLQVFNGSFCPTLLVIRSGPSR, encoded by the coding sequence ATGCAGGAACGGGGAAAGCTCTCATTCCCATATAACGTGCACCACCTCCCAAAGTTGCTCTCTCTAAAGATCGTAGCTTCAGCTCATATCGCAGTTTCGGTTCCAGGTAAACGCCCATCAGCCCTCAGGGGTCATCAGGCACTCACCGTTATTCAAGAAGCAGTGGAGAACATTCGCACAAACACCCCCTTTGAATCAGACACGTGTCGATTTGGAATGAAAGGGAGTACTTCCTCGGAAGCAGTACATCTTCGAGAAGAGATCGCTCGGAGGTGCAGTCTTATAGAAAATGAAGATTCCGGAGAACAACTCTTTAGAATTAGACGCTCGATCTCCCTCGATGGTTGGGACATCGTCATTCGTGTCTCACCGAAGCCACTCTCTACACGGACGTGGCGAGTGGCAGATTATAGAGGTGCACTTCATGCGAATATTGCCGCAGCGATGGTGACTCTTCTCGCAAGAGAACAATCAAGAGGAGGAATCGAAAGAAGCCCCATAGTTCTCGATCCATTTTGTGGTAGTGGAACGTTGCTGTGTGAGCTAATGGAGGACTCATCGTATGTTTCATTAATAGGTGGGGATATTTCTCAGGATGCACTTCACGCATGTCGATTAAATATAGAAACACAGAAGGGCGCTGCGTTTTTCTATGGCACCACTATCTACGAAGGAAGTGCTGCACAGATACCACTCAAGAAAGACTCGATTGATGCAATCCTAACGAATCCTCCCTGGGGTGAAGCGCATGGAAAGAGGGAAGATCTTGAAAATCTGTATACATCATTCTTGAGCGAAGCTCATCGAGTGCTAAAGAAGGGCAGCGTATTGATTTGCTGCACTCAGGCGACAGATATCATATTTCAAATCATTGAGAAGCAAGCTTTTGATTGGAAGATTTCTGATCAACTCCAAGTCTTTAACGGATCGTTTTGTCCGACGCTTCTGGTGATCAGAAGTGGCCCGTCCCGCTAG
- a CDS encoding GIY-YIG nuclease family protein, with protein sequence MFYVYILASQSNPGRFYVGCSCDLKRRLAQHNRGDSKHTAKYRPWRLVNYIAFLSKEKAEAFEEYLKSGAGRRFQQRHFGE encoded by the coding sequence ATGTTCTACGTTTACATCCTTGCAAGCCAAAGTAATCCAGGACGATTCTATGTTGGTTGTAGCTGTGACCTAAAGAGGCGTCTTGCACAACACAATCGTGGAGATTCAAAACATACAGCCAAATATCGTCCTTGGCGGTTGGTAAACTATATAGCTTTCTTGAGTAAGGAAAAGGCTGAGGCGTTCGAGGAGTATTTAAAATCCGGTGCTGGTCGTCGATTTCAACAACGGCATTTCGGTGAGTGA